The Candidatus Zixiibacteriota bacterium genome includes a window with the following:
- the atpD gene encoding F0F1 ATP synthase subunit beta codes for MAENVGKVVQVIGATVDCQFRADSLPNILNAVTIKDADKGIDLTVEVAMHIGDNIVRCVSLASTDGLVRGMPAVDTGLPIAVPVGEQVLGRVFDLLGRPIDGKDKPLDKTKTSPIHREAPSFEDQATTAEMFETGIKVIDLLEPYLKGGKVGMFGGAGVGKTVIIQELIHNIATEHGGYSVFCGVGERTREGNDLFLEMTESGVIERTAMVFGQMNEPPGARLRVALSGLTMAEYFRDEEHQDVLIFIDNIFRFVQAGSEVSALLGRMPSAVGYQPTLGTEMGGLQERITSTKAGSITSVQAIYVPADDLTDPAPATTFSHLDATTVLSRSISELGIYPAVDPLDSTSRILDPDVVGEEHYRVARDIQVILQRYKDLQDIIAILGMDELSEEDKLIVGRARKIQRFLSQPFFVAEAFTGRPGVYVKVEDTVKGFAQIIAGELDHIGEAHFYMAGGIDEVIQRYEESKK; via the coding sequence ATGGCTGAAAATGTAGGCAAAGTTGTTCAGGTTATCGGAGCCACGGTCGACTGTCAGTTTCGCGCCGACTCCCTGCCGAACATCTTGAACGCCGTCACCATCAAGGACGCAGATAAAGGCATCGACCTGACTGTCGAGGTGGCCATGCATATCGGCGACAATATCGTTCGCTGCGTATCGCTGGCCTCGACCGACGGACTGGTTCGCGGTATGCCGGCGGTCGATACCGGACTGCCGATCGCAGTGCCGGTCGGCGAGCAGGTCCTCGGTCGTGTGTTCGATCTTCTCGGCCGCCCGATCGACGGTAAGGATAAGCCGCTCGATAAGACCAAAACCTCACCGATTCACCGCGAGGCGCCCTCGTTCGAGGATCAGGCCACGACGGCTGAAATGTTCGAAACCGGCATCAAGGTTATCGACTTGCTCGAACCTTACCTCAAAGGTGGTAAGGTCGGTATGTTCGGCGGCGCCGGTGTGGGCAAGACCGTTATCATTCAGGAATTGATTCACAACATCGCTACCGAACACGGTGGTTATTCGGTGTTCTGCGGTGTCGGTGAGCGTACTCGTGAGGGCAACGACCTCTTCCTGGAAATGACCGAATCGGGCGTTATCGAGAGAACCGCCATGGTATTCGGTCAGATGAACGAGCCGCCAGGTGCGCGTCTCCGGGTTGCCCTGTCCGGTCTGACCATGGCCGAGTATTTCCGCGATGAAGAGCATCAGGACGTGCTGATCTTCATCGACAACATTTTCCGTTTCGTCCAGGCCGGCTCCGAGGTATCGGCGCTGCTGGGACGTATGCCTTCGGCGGTGGGTTATCAGCCGACTCTGGGTACGGAAATGGGCGGTCTGCAGGAACGTATTACCTCCACCAAGGCGGGATCGATTACCTCGGTGCAGGCGATTTACGTACCGGCCGACGACCTTACCGACCCGGCCCCGGCAACGACCTTCTCGCACCTTGACGCCACTACAGTGCTTTCGCGTTCGATCTCCGAGTTGGGTATTTATCCGGCGGTGGATCCGCTCGACTCGACTTCGCGCATTCTCGATCCGGACGTGGTCGGCGAGGAGCATTATCGTGTCGCTCGTGATATCCAGGTGATTCTGCAGCGCTATAAGGACCTGCAGGATATTATCGCCATTCTCGGTATGGACGAGCTTTCCGAAGAGGACAAGCTGATCGTGGGCCGCGCCCGTAAGATTCAGCGCTTCCTCTCGCAGCCGTTCTTCGTGGCCGAGGCGTTTACCGGTCGTCCGGGTGTTTATGTCAAGGTCGAAGACACGGTCAAGGGATTCGCCCAGATTATCGCGGGTGAACTCGATCATATCGGTGAGGCTCACTTCTACATGGCCGGCGGCATCGATGAAGTGATTCAGCGCTACGAAGAATCAAAGAAGTGA
- the atpC gene encoding ATP synthase F1 subunit epsilon, with amino-acid sequence MFQLSIVTPEKVAHEIEVKSLVVPGTEGYLGVLSNHAPLITALKPGRIEFADSEDNVILMAVSGGFLEVSNNQATILADAVELADEIDIDRAQAAYDRQKARLIEGGDGENDIDLPRARASMERAANRIKVYKQAHEKH; translated from the coding sequence ATGTTTCAGCTTTCGATAGTTACACCGGAAAAAGTTGCTCACGAGATTGAGGTGAAATCGCTGGTTGTCCCGGGCACCGAAGGGTACCTGGGCGTCCTGTCCAACCATGCGCCGTTGATTACGGCCTTGAAGCCGGGCCGGATAGAGTTCGCCGATTCCGAGGACAACGTGATTTTAATGGCGGTGTCGGGCGGATTCCTGGAGGTTTCCAACAACCAGGCAACCATCCTGGCCGATGCGGTCGAACTGGCCGACGAAATCGACATCGATCGGGCACAGGCGGCGTATGACCGTCAGAAGGCGCGTTTGATTGAGGGAGGCGACGGCGAGAACGACATCGATCTGCCGCGCGCCCGGGCTAGTATGGAACGTGCGGCCAACCGTATCAAGGTGTACAAACAAGCGCACGAGAAACACTGA
- the rnc gene encoding ribonuclease III — protein sequence MRLVNKFLDRITGKVERDITYVDLDAVQELLGYHFHNERLLLLSLTHRSFTRYDPEHCPSNERLEFLGDSVLGLIISDQLFSDNPDLREGKLTKTKAKLVNEVALAEVANAVGLPQHLRLSPEEDRSGGRTRPSIISDAFESVIAAIYLDGGLDAARDVILRLLYTRRETILNSRAQRNFKGELLELVQGQGIPMPHYEVVSEAGPDHEKEFTVNVQVLGEIKGRGVGNTKKEAEQKAAASALRSMRSRS from the coding sequence GATCGAATAACCGGCAAGGTCGAACGTGACATCACTTACGTCGACCTTGACGCGGTTCAGGAATTGCTCGGTTACCATTTCCACAACGAACGGCTGTTGCTTTTAAGCCTCACTCATCGTTCCTTCACCCGCTACGATCCCGAGCATTGTCCCTCCAACGAACGCCTCGAATTCCTGGGCGATTCCGTCCTTGGCCTTATCATCTCGGACCAGCTTTTCAGTGATAATCCGGACTTGCGCGAGGGGAAACTGACCAAGACCAAAGCCAAACTGGTTAACGAAGTGGCCCTGGCCGAAGTCGCCAATGCCGTGGGGCTCCCGCAACACCTCAGACTCTCTCCGGAAGAGGATCGTTCCGGCGGTCGCACACGCCCTTCGATTATTTCCGATGCTTTCGAATCGGTAATCGCAGCTATCTATCTCGACGGCGGTCTTGATGCCGCTCGCGATGTCATTCTCAGGTTGCTCTATACTCGCCGCGAGACTATTCTCAACAGCCGTGCTCAGCGCAATTTCAAGGGTGAATTGCTCGAACTGGTGCAGGGACAGGGAATTCCCATGCCGCACTACGAAGTGGTTTCCGAGGCCGGACCGGACCATGAGAAAGAGTTCACCGTAAACGTCCAGGTCCTGGGTGAAATCAAAGGACGCGGTGTGGGTAATACCAAGAAGGAAGCCGAGCAGAAAGCCGCTGCCTCAGCCTTGCGATCGATGAGATCAAGATCCTGA
- the atpA gene encoding F0F1 ATP synthase subunit alpha, with product MGLNPEEVSSVIKKELEKYETKLEMESVGTVLQVGDGIARIWGLEDAQMSELIQFPGDIIGLVLNLEEDNVGAALFGSDTEIHEGDTVRRTGKVAQVPVGEALLGRVVNPLGQPIDGKGPIVTDKYRVIEGRAPGVIERQPVKEPLQTGLKAIDSMIPIGRGQRELVIGDRQTGKTSLVIDTIINQKNTDVYCIYVAIGQKASTVAQVVQTLEKYGAMEYTTVVNACATDPAPLQYIAPYAGCAMGEEFMFNGKHALVVYDDLSKQAAAYRQLSLLLRRPPGREAYPGDIFYCHSRLLERAAKLNDNLGGGSLTALPIIETQAGDVSAYIPTNVISITDGQIFLESELFFAGIRPGINVGISVSRVGGNAQTKMMKQVAGKLKLDLAQYRELAAFTQFGSDLDEATLKQLNRGGKMVELLKQGLHLPLKVEYQVMLIWTGSNGYLDAIPTGDIGRFEGEFLKFCEEKYPDIAHTLDQEKKVSDATHEKLKAACEEFLKTFKKTE from the coding sequence ATGGGTCTGAACCCTGAAGAAGTATCATCGGTAATCAAGAAAGAGCTGGAGAAATACGAGACCAAGCTCGAAATGGAGTCGGTGGGAACCGTGCTCCAGGTCGGTGACGGTATCGCTCGTATCTGGGGTCTTGAGGATGCCCAGATGTCCGAGTTGATCCAGTTCCCGGGCGACATTATCGGTCTGGTGCTGAACCTCGAAGAGGACAACGTCGGCGCCGCGCTCTTTGGCTCGGATACCGAGATTCACGAAGGCGACACCGTCCGTCGTACCGGCAAAGTGGCTCAGGTGCCCGTTGGCGAGGCCCTGCTCGGCCGCGTGGTCAACCCGCTTGGTCAGCCGATCGATGGAAAAGGTCCGATCGTCACCGATAAATATCGTGTTATCGAAGGCCGCGCTCCGGGCGTTATCGAACGCCAGCCGGTGAAAGAACCGCTGCAAACCGGTCTCAAGGCGATCGACTCCATGATCCCGATCGGTCGCGGACAACGTGAGTTGGTTATCGGCGATCGTCAGACCGGTAAGACCTCGCTGGTGATCGACACGATTATCAACCAGAAGAATACCGATGTCTACTGTATCTATGTAGCTATCGGTCAGAAAGCTTCCACTGTGGCCCAGGTAGTCCAGACGCTCGAGAAATACGGCGCTATGGAATACACCACGGTGGTCAACGCCTGTGCCACCGATCCCGCGCCGCTGCAGTATATCGCTCCTTACGCGGGCTGTGCCATGGGTGAGGAGTTCATGTTCAACGGCAAGCACGCCCTGGTGGTTTACGACGACTTGTCCAAGCAGGCCGCCGCTTATCGTCAGCTTTCACTGTTGCTGCGTCGTCCTCCGGGACGTGAAGCGTATCCGGGTGACATTTTCTACTGTCACTCCCGTCTGCTCGAACGGGCGGCGAAGTTGAACGACAATCTCGGCGGCGGATCGCTCACGGCGCTGCCGATCATCGAAACCCAGGCCGGTGACGTGTCGGCCTACATTCCGACCAACGTGATTTCGATCACCGACGGCCAGATCTTCCTGGAGTCGGAGTTGTTCTTTGCCGGTATTCGTCCCGGTATTAACGTCGGTATCTCGGTGTCTCGTGTGGGTGGTAACGCCCAGACCAAAATGATGAAACAGGTTGCCGGTAAGCTGAAGCTGGACCTGGCCCAGTATCGTGAATTGGCGGCGTTTACGCAGTTCGGTTCCGATCTGGATGAAGCCACGCTGAAGCAGCTCAATCGCGGCGGTAAGATGGTGGAACTGCTCAAGCAGGGTCTGCATCTGCCGTTGAAGGTGGAGTACCAGGTGATGCTGATCTGGACCGGTTCCAACGGTTATCTGGATGCCATCCCGACCGGTGATATCGGCCGGTTCGAAGGCGAATTCCTGAAATTCTGTGAAGAGAAGTATCCGGATATCGCCCATACGCTCGACCAGGAGAAGAAGGTTTCCGACGCCACTCACGAGAAGCTCAAAGCTGCCTGTGAGGAGTTCCTTAAGACCTTCAAGAAGACCGAGTAA
- the atpG gene encoding ATP synthase F1 subunit gamma, protein MANLRDVRKRIKSVVSTQRITNAMEKVAAAKLRRAQQRIEQARPYAEKMDHMLSHLAAGSTGEIIHPYFEKREIKKKTLVVIASDRGFCGSFNSNVIRQTSIWLKNNQDVETELVLLGKKANDFFKRRPVSIKKYYGDWGGSLDYGRAKDIVRLLTDSFVAGETDDISLLYTQFVSAAKHSVTMQEYLPIAPPEMNAEGEDKHEGMLDYIFEPSAESIYASLMPGYATTKLVTAMADSFAAEHGSRMIAMNNATKNAGEMIQKLTLDYNKARQAQITTELLEVVSGAEALKG, encoded by the coding sequence ATGGCGAATCTTCGCGACGTACGTAAACGGATCAAGTCGGTTGTCTCGACGCAGCGTATCACCAACGCCATGGAAAAAGTGGCGGCGGCGAAGCTGCGACGAGCCCAACAGCGAATCGAGCAGGCGCGACCTTATGCCGAGAAGATGGATCACATGCTGTCCCATCTGGCGGCGGGGTCGACCGGTGAGATTATTCATCCGTATTTTGAGAAGCGGGAAATCAAGAAGAAGACGCTGGTCGTGATTGCTTCCGACCGAGGTTTCTGCGGCTCGTTCAATTCCAACGTTATTCGACAGACCTCGATCTGGCTCAAGAATAACCAGGATGTCGAGACGGAGCTGGTTCTGCTCGGCAAGAAGGCGAACGACTTTTTTAAGCGGCGTCCGGTGTCGATCAAGAAATACTACGGCGACTGGGGCGGTTCACTCGATTACGGCCGCGCCAAGGATATCGTGCGGTTGCTGACCGACAGTTTCGTTGCCGGAGAGACGGATGATATCTCGCTGCTCTATACCCAGTTCGTGTCCGCGGCCAAGCATTCGGTGACGATGCAGGAATACCTGCCGATCGCTCCGCCGGAAATGAACGCCGAGGGCGAAGACAAACATGAAGGGATGCTCGACTATATCTTCGAGCCCAGTGCCGAGAGCATTTATGCTTCGCTGATGCCGGGCTATGCCACGACCAAACTGGTCACGGCGATGGCCGATTCGTTTGCGGCCGAGCACGGCAGCCGGATGATTGCGATGAACAACGCGACCAAGAATGCCGGCGAAATGATCCAGAAATTGACCCTGGATTACAACAAGGCCCGCCAGGCGCAGATCACGACCGAATTGCTCGAGGTGGTCAGCGGCGCCGAGGCGTTAAAGGGTTAA